The Ornithinimicrobium faecis region CGACGGTGGCCCGGAGACCGTGGGCGTGATCGCCTCGGTGACCGCTCCGTTCTGTGGCGCGTGCGACCGGGTGCGGCTCACTGCTGACGGCCAGGTCCGCAACTGCCTGTTCGCGAACACCGAGACGGACCTGCGCACGCCCCTGCGTGAGGGCGCCTCAGACGAGGAGCTCGCCGAGCTGGTGCGCGCCTGCATCACCGCCAAGCTGCCAGGTCACGGCATCAACGACCCCGGTTTCCTGCAGCCCGGACGCCCGATGAGCGCCATCGGGGGCTGACACGCACGCTCTGCACCGGTGCGCCTTCCGAACGGGCGACCTCACACCGCGTGTCGCGCACAACGGCCCGGCTGAACCCCGCGTGTCGCGCACGGTGCGCGAATCGTTGCGGCGTGCCCTGCGCTCCAGCGCGGATCCTGCACATCGGGAGACCGGGGCAGGTCACCGCAGCTCGGACGTCACGCGCTGCATCAGCTGCTCAACTGTCAGCGGCTCAACGATCCCGTTGACGAGGTCTGCATCACGCCGCTCCAGCTCCGCCATCTGGTCCTCGGTGAGCGCGAAGTCATCGTCCACGGTCTGCTCCAGGTAATGGAGCAGATCACGACGCTCAGCATCACTGAGTCGATCAATCGTCGCTTTGAGTCCTGGCGTCACCATGACTCAATGTTCCGGCGGCCACGCACTGTCCGGGGCAGATCATCCACAGGCGAGCTTCAGGACCCTCCGTCAGGGGCGAGCGATCGTCAGGAGGCAGACGGCGTCAGTCAGCGCATCGACGTGGTGACGCTCCGGTGGGATCGGCAGCAGGCCGCCGGCGTGCAGCGTCCACCGCTCGCCACCTGCGACGAGCACCACCTCACCGCGCAGCACCTGCAGGGTCGCCGCTGGCGGCGACTCGTGCTCGGGCAGCTGGCTGCCCTCCCGCAGGGCGAAGAGCACCGACTGCAGCAGCGGACCGCGAACGACGGGGCGGGTGCGCAGGCCGTTGGGACGCTCGGTCGCCTCCTGCAGCAGTTGTGCCCCGAGGGCGGACAGGTCTTCGGGCTCGGCACGTTGTGGCTCGGCCAGCGGCAGTCCGGGCCCCTTCGGGGAGCCAGAGCCCTGCGACAGACCAGAGTCCATCGGCTGGCCCTCGCCACTCACCGGTTGTCGCGCTTGGCAGCGTCGAGCTCGCGCACGCCCTGCCAGGCCACCGGGATGATCGCGGCCGCAATCAGGGCCTTGATGATGCCGCCGGGGATGAAGGGCCACAGGCCCCAGGCGAGCGTCTGACCGAGGTCGGCGCCGGTGACGACCGCCAGCCAGGGCAGACCGACCAGGAAGACCACGCCGGAGCCGGCCAGGAAGGTGACGGCCGCCTGCAGGAACTTGCGGTCCCACTGGCGCTGAGCGAGCCACCCGGTGAGCGCCGCCGCAAGGATGAAGCCGGCGATGTAGCCGCCCGTCGAGCTGAGCATCACACCCAGCCCGTGCCCGGCGTCAGAGAACCACGGCACCCCGGCCACGCCCAGCAGCGCATAGGCCAGCATCGCGAGCACCCCGCGGCTGGCACCGAGGGTCGATCCGACGAGCAGAACGGCGAGGGTCTGTCCGGTGATCGGCACCGGCCACAGCGGGATCGCCACCTGGGCGAGCAGGCCGGTCAGGGCAGCTCCGCCCAGCACGAGCGAGACATCGGTGACGAGACCACGCGGGAGGACGTGATCAGCGAGGGTGGGCCGGCCGACTGCGAGCGAGAGCGTCATGCGCCCGATCGTAGACCGTGGCTCACACGCGCCGCGATGCTGTCCTCAGCGGCGTGAAACAGCCGGCTACCAGGTTGTCCCTGGGCAGTGGCAACATTGAGGGATGACTTCTGCTCCCGTTGCCCTGACCATCGCCGGCTCCGAGGCCACCGGTGGCGCGGGCGCCCAGGCTGACCTGCGCACCTTCCAGGCCAACCACGTCTTCGGCGCGGTCGCCCTCACCTGCATCGTCTCCTTCGACCCGAAGGCCGACTGGGGCCACCGGTTCGTGCCGGTGGACGCCCAGGTGATCTCCGACCAGCTCGAGGCGATCACGGCGGCCTATGACGAGGACCAGCTGTCGGTGACCAAGATCGGCATGCTCGGCACTCCCACGACGATCGCGACCGTGGCCGGGGCCCTGCAGCAGCGCCCCTTCCGCCAGGTCGTGCTGGACCCGGTCCTGATCTGCAAGGGCCAGGAGCCGGGCGCCGCGCTCGACACGGACACCGCCCTGAAGGCCCAGGTACTCCCCCTCGCGACGTTCGTGACGCCCAACCACTTCGAGGCCGAGTCGCTGTCCGGCCTGGAGATCCACACCGTCGAGGACCTCACCGCGGCCGCCGTGCGGATCCATGAGATCTCCGGTGCCGCAGTCCTGGCCAAGGGCGGCATCCGCCTGCCGGGCGCCGACGCCGTGGACGTCTTCTATGACGGCCAGACGACCGAGCTGCTCACCGCCCCCAAGGTCGGTGAGGTCGCCGTGGCCGGCGCCGGTTGCACCCTGGCCGCTGCTGTCACCGCCCGCCTCGCACTGGGCGACTCCCCGTTGGAGGCCGCCCGTGCCGCCAAGGCGTTCGTGACCGCTGGCATCGTGGACCGGCTGCAGTCCCAGGCCCCCTTCGACGTGGTGCGCCAGCAGGCCGTATGACGAGGGGCCGGCTCCCGCTGCCCCTGCCCCTCGGCATACGGCGGGGTCGGTGACCGGTCCCCAGCCACGCGCTGACGCCCAGGCGGCAGCGCGCACCGGCGCCCTGATGGCGCTGGGCTCGATGTTCTGCGTCCAGCTGGGCGTGGTCGCGGCCTTCTCCGTCTTCGACCAGATCGGTCCCGACGGTGCCGCGTGGCTGCGCCTGACCTGGGCGGGGCTGATCTTCCTGGTCTTCGTGCGGCCGCGCCCGCTCCAGCTCGCCCGCCGCGATCTTCTGGCCTGCGTCGGACTCGGCGTGGTGACGGCCTTCGTCACGATCCTGTTCATGTTTGCCGTCGAGCGGATCCCGGTCGGGACGGCCAGCGCCCTGGAGTTCCTCGGCCCGCTGTCTGTCGCGGTGCTGCGCGGCCGGAACCGCCGGGCGGCCATCTGGCCGGTGCTGGCCATGGTGGGTGTCCTGCTGCTGACCGAGCCCTGGCGCGACTCGGTCGACCCGGTCGGGGTGGCTCTCGCGCTCGGTGCCGCTGCCTGCTGGGCGTTCTACATCCTGCTCACCCAGCGGGTGGGCGACGCGGTCTCCGGGCTGCAGGGGCTGGCGATCTCGATGCCCGTCGCCGCGTTGGTGGCCACCGCGCTCCTCGGTGGTGCGGTCATCCCGGACCTGACCTGGCGCCACGTCCTGATCGGTCTCGGGCTCGCGATCCTGCTCCCCGTCATCCCGTTCGCGCTCGAGATGCTCGCGCTGCGCCGGATGACGACGGCCTCGTTCGGCACGCTGATGGCCCTCGAGCCGGCCATGGCGCTCGTCCTCGGGCTGGTCATCCTGAGTCAGCAGCCGGGGGTCCTGCCGATCATCGGGATCCTGTTCGTCGTGGCCGCGGGCATCGGCGCCGAGCGCACCGGCGCGCGCGTGGAGGACGAGGCTCCGCCGCACGAGCGCGAGAACGACCCCGGCGACCCGGGCTATGTGGTGCCCTGATACGTCTTTGGGCCGGTCGGGGCGTGCAGCCAAACAGGCGACGTCACCGAGGGTTTTGCATCACTGCAGGTCACAGGACTGGCCGGCTCGCTGCACGTTGACTTTGCCTGTTTGAATGCTCGGCGCACCCCGGTGAGGGACGACCCGGGTGAGGAGTCCGGTGACCCGGCGCCTCGGCATACCGACGCAGCAGGAAGGGCCGGGGGCAGTGCCCCGGCCCAACCGATCAGACCCCCTGAGGATCAGGCCCTTCCGTGGATCGTCCGGAAGTGATCGTCGCCCCAACCATCGTCGAAGATCTTGATGGTAACGGTGTGCCCGTCCGGGATGCTGAGGTCCTCGTAGGTGTAGTTGCCCCCGCTGGGCGGGTCGATGTAGGCGTACTTGCTCCTGCCGTTGTCGTCGGTCCAACTCACCTGGACGTACCAGGCGTCGGAGTTGGCGAGCGTGTCGTAGACGTAGACCTTCTCGCCCTGCGGATGGAATTCCACCTTGCCGGCGAGCTGATCGCCCGCGGTGTAGAACCGCATCTTGGCCGCCTCGCCTCCCTTGTCCTTCTGGAAGTAGGTGCCGTCCCACTCATCCGGCAACTCACACCAGCAGCTGGACGTGTCGCGCCACTCACTGCTGGACCATGCACCGTCATGCGCCTGGGCCGTGGAGGCCGGGCCGATGACGGCCGCCCCCAGTGCCAGCGGTGCGGCGACGGCTGCGAGTGCGGTCCGGCTGATCTTGCGTGTCCTCGCGGACATTTGATCCCCCTTCACGGGATTGGTGAACTTGCACCACCCACCGTGGGGACGGGCTCTATCGACTCGGTTTCATCCCACTTTCGTGGAGTGCTCAGCGGCTCTCGCGGGCCGACTTCCACAGGTCGATGCCGGCGTCGACAGCGTGCTGGTCGATCTGGGCGAGCTCCTCGTCGGTGAAGTCGAGCTGGTCCAGCGCGCCAACATTGGCCTCGAGCTGCTCGACGCTGCTGGCGCCGATCAGCACGGAGGTCATCCGCGGATCGCGCAGCACCCAGGCGAGCGCCATCTGGGCCAGTGACTGCCCACGCTCCTGCGCGATGTCGTTGAGGGCTCGGATGTGCGTGAGCGACTGGTCCGTGAGCAGGTCCGGAGACAATGACTTGCCCTGGCTGGCACGCGACCCCTGCGGGATGCCGTCGAGATAGCGGTCGGTGAGCATCCCCTGCGCCAGCGGGGAGAAGGCGATGCACCCGGCACCGACGTCCTCCAGGGTGTCGAGCAGCTCGTCGTTCTCGACCCAGCGGTTGAGCATCGAATAGACCGGCTGGTGGATCAGCAAGGGGGTGCCCAGGTCGGCCAGGATGTCCGCGGCCCGGCGGGTGGCCTCGGCGGAGTAGGACGAGATCCCGACATAGAGCGCCTTGCCGGACTGCACGATCGAGTGCAGGGCGCCCATCGTCTCCTCGAGCGGCGTGTCCGGGTCGGGCCGGTGGTGATAGAAGATGTCGACATAGTCCAGGCCCATGCGCTGCAGCGACTGGTCCAGGCTGGCGATCAGGTATTTGCGGGACCCGCCGATCTGACCGTAGGGCCCGGGCCACATGTCCCATCCGGCCTTGCTGGAGATCACCAGCTCGTCGCGCAGTCCGGCGAACGACCGTGACAGGTGGCGCCCGAAGTTCTCCTCCGCGGCGCCGTAGGGCGGGCCGTAGTTGTTGGCCAGGTCGAAGTGCGTGATGCCCAGGTCGAAGGCGCGGCGCAGCACCTGCTCCTGCCGCTCGAAGGCCACGTCGTCACCGAAGTTGTGCCACAGCCCCAGGCACACGGCCGGCAGGCTCAGGCCGGAGCGGCCGCTGCGGCGGTAGGTCATCGAGTCATAACGGGTGGGGTCCGGGATGTGCATGACCCCATCCTGCCGCAGGCCCGTCGCGCTCAGGCCTCCAGGGAGAGCACGACGGCGGAATAGGCCCCGACGGCCAGCGTGGCGCTCTGGGCGCAGTCGTCGGCGGGCACCGGGTCGGTGTCCACGTCGAAGACCGGGTGGTCGCCAAACTCCGGGTCATACAGGGTGGAGTCGCCGTTGAAGCGAACTGCCCAGTGACCAGGACGGGGTATGCCGACGCGATAGTCGACCACCGAGGTCGCCGAGAAGTTGAGGACGACGATGGTGTCGTCGTGCGGACCGCCGCGTCCCCACCGGTGCAACACGATGATGCCCCGCTCCTGGTCTGCCCGGATGACATTGGCGTTGGGGCCGCGCAACCCTGCGGTCGTCCCCTCCCGGTTGCGGCGCAGCGCGATCATGTGGCGGTGCATCGCGACGATGCCGTAGTGCTCGCGCAGGTCGTGCCAGTCCAGCGGCACCGAGTCGTCGAAGTAGCGGTCGGCCAGCATCTCCTGCCCCTGGAAGAACATCGGCACTCCGGGGGCGAAGAAGACCGCGGCCGACCCGAGGGTGGCCCGCTTCTTGGCTGCGAGGCTGTCGGCGGCACCGGGTGAGATGGCCTCTGGCACACGGGTCTTGCCGTTGGCCACCTCGTCGTGGGACTCGGTGTAGATGACTCGGTTGCCCGCGGCGCCGCGCCCGGTGCCCAGAATGCCGTGCGCCACCTCATTGAGGTCCCGTGCCGAGTCGTCCAGCTCGGTGAGGGCGCGACGCACCACGTGGACGAAGCCGGCATCCCACTGGGCGTGGAAGCCGAGGCCGCCCTGGTCGACCGGCATCGTCACGGTTGCATCCCGCTGCAGGTCCTCGGCGATCAGCAACTTCCACGGCTGCTCGCCCGAGAGCCCCGCGGTCAGGGCCTGGAGGTATTCGGTGGCGTCCGGCAGCATCGACCCGGCGTCGTGCACCGTGCCGTGCACCGACCGGATGTAGGCGGTCGCATCGAAACGGAGCCCGTCGCAACGGAACTCCTGCAGCCACAGCTTGGCGCTGTCATAGAGGAACTGCCGGACGGCGGGTCGCCCGAAATCGGGTCGCGTCGCGCCCCAGGGGGTCTCGGCCCGCCAGTCGTTGTAGAAGTAGATGCCGCCGCCGTCGTTCTCGTGCCAGCCGTCGAACCGCCACAGGTCCAGGTCGGACGGGCCGATGTGGTTGTGCACGACATCGACGATGACCGCGATGCCGTGCTCGTGGGCGGCCTTGATGAACCGCTTGAAGGCATCGGGCCCGCCGTAGGAGGACTCGACCGCAAACATGTGGGCGGGGTTGTAGCCCCAGCTGATGTCGCCGGCGTATTCGAAGGGCGGCATCACCTGCACCACCGAGATCCCCAGCTCACGCAGATAGGGCAGCCGCTGTGCCGCGCGGTCAAAGTCTCCGCGGTGCTCCTGGTCGGCCGCGAAGGTGCCCACGTGCAACTCATAGATGACGACGTCGTCCCAGTGCGGCATCTGGAAGTCGTCCTGCCCCCAGTCGAAGGCGGCCGGGTCGTAGACGACCGAGTTGCCCACAGAGTTGGTCATCTCCCGCGCATACGGGTCGGCGCGCCAGACCTCCTCGCCCTCAGCCGTGGTCACCCGGAACTGGTATTCCGTGCCGGCTGCCACCCCCGGCACGTGCACGGACCAGGTGCCCGCAGACCCGTCGCCGTCCGGGCCGAGATCGGTGGACGCCTTCCAGTCGTCGTGGCTGCCGGTCACGGCCACGGCGCTGGCGTTGGGCGCCCAGACCCGGAAGGTCGTGCCGTCGTCGTGCAGGGTGGCACCCATGCCGGGGTGCGGGGAGGCAGAGGTTGCTGACATGCCCCCAACATAGGGCCCGGACGCTATGGGGTGCGATCGCAGCGCGACAGGTCTACCTTCTGAACTAGCCGATATCGCACCGAGGCAAAGGGGCCCAGCATGAGCAGCACGCTGTGGGAGCAACTGCGGCGGCGCAAGCCGCTGGACATCGCTAATGCCGGTGACAGTGACGAACACCTCGAGAGACGCCTCGGCACTTTTGCCCTGATGATGTTCGGCGTCGGCGCCACCGTCGGCACGGGCATCTTCTTCGTGATGCAGGAGGCCACGCCCGACGCTGGCCCGGCGGTCGTCGTCGCCTTCATCGTCGCCGGCGTCGCGGCCGGGCTCTCCGCGATCTGTTATGCCGAGCTGGCCAGCGCCATCCCAGTCAGCGGCTCGACCTACTCCTACGCCTATCACTCGATGGGTGAGTTGGTCGCGATGATCATCGCCGCCTGTGTGCTGCTGGAGTATGGCGTGGCCGCCTCCGCGGTCGCCGTCGGGTGGAGCGGCTATTTCAACGAGCTCACCGCCAGCCTGTTCGGGTGGCAGTTGCCGGATGCCCTGTCCTTCTCGCCCATCCCGTTCGAGGACAACGTCACCGGCTTCATCAACCTGCCCGCAGTCGTCCTGGTCTTCTTGTGCATGCTGCTGCTGATCCGCGGCGTCACCGAGTCGGCCCGGGCCAACACGATCATGGTGCTGATCAAACTGGGCGTCCTGCTGATGTTCGTCATCATCGCCTTCACCGCCTTCCAGGCCGACCGGTTCGACAACTTCTGGGCCGCCGGCCCGGCCGGGGTCAGCGCGGCCGCCGCGACGATCTTCTTCTCGTTCATCGGTCTGGACGCCGTCTCGACGGCCGGTGAAGAGGTGCGCAACCCGCAAAAGGCTCTCCCTCGGGCCATCATGGGCGCCCTCGTGGTCGTGATCACCGTCTATGTCCTCGTTGCGCTCGCCAGCGTGGGCTCCCAGCCGCTGGAAGAGTTCTCCAGCCCGGAGCAGCAGTCGGCCGGGCTGTCGGTCATCCTGGGCAACATCACCGGCAACTCCACGGCCGGCACGATCCTGGCTGCGGGCGCGGTGATCTCGATCTTCTCGGTCACCCTGGTCACGCTCTATGGCCAGACCCGCATCCTGTTCGCGATGGGCCGGGACCGGATGCTGCCCCACCAGTTCTCCACGGTCAACCCCAAGACCCTGACGCCCAACTTCAACACGGTCGTGGTGGCCCTGGTGGTCTCGCTCATCGCCGGGTTCGTCCCCGCCGACTATCTGTGGGACACCGTCTCGATCGGCACGCTGGGCGCCTTCATCACGGTGGCCATCGGGGTGCTGGTGCTGCGGCGCACCAACCCGGACCTGGAGCGCCCGTTCAAGGTGCCCGGCTATCCGGTGACCCCGATCCTCACGGTGATCATGTGCGTCTACGTCCTGACGGGCCTGGAACTGTTCACCTGGGTCGTCTTCCTCACCTGGTTGGCGATCGTGCTGGCGTTCTACTTCCTCTATGGTCGACGCCACTCTCGGCTCAACCAGGCCGTCACGGAGGACTCGGAGGTTCAGTCATGACCCTGCTGGTGGGCCTTGGCCCCCTGGACGACCACTCCACGATCGAGTTCGCGGCCACTCTGGCCCGCTCCGACGGACAGGACCTCGCGATCGTCAGCGTCGTGCCGGCCCCTTGGCCGACACCGATCTCCGGCGGGTCAGACCGGGAGTATGCCGTGTGGGCGGCCGAGCAGGGACGCGCGGCTGCCAAGCGGGCCAGGGAGTTCATCGAGGAGCACTGCCGGGGCATCGAGATCACCACCTCCTGGGTGCGGGGCCGTTCGGCGCCGTCGGCGTTGCGCCGGGAGGCAGCCCGGATCGGGGCAGACCTGATCGTGCTCGGCTCCTCCCGCACCATGGGCCGGATCTCGCTGGGCTCCACCGCCGACGCCCTGCTGCACTCCTCACCGATCCCGGTGGCGATCGGTCCGCACGGTTATGGCGCTCCGGACAGCGGGGTCATCGGCCGGGCGACGGTGGCGTTCCGTGGTGACGCACCCTCGCGTCGGGCCCTGCGCCGCACGGCAGAGGTGTGCCTGCGCGCCGGTGCCACCCTGCGCGTGGTCACCTTCGCGGTCGCCAGTCAGGGGATGTTCACCGCTGGCGTGGGTCGCAGCGAACGCATCGTGGCAGCCCAGTGGATCGATCAGGTCAACGTCGAGCAGGGACGTGCCGTCGCCGAGCTGGCTGACCTGGGGATCGACCCCGATCAGGTCGAGCAGTCCGTGGCGCAAGGCGCTGACTGGTCCAAGGCGCTGCAACGAGTGCCCTGGAACGAGAACGACATCCTCGTGGTCGGGTCGTCCCGCGAGGGCCGGTTGAGCCGGTTGTTCCTCGGGCCGACCGGCACCCGGATCGTGCGCGCGGCGCACGTGCCCGTCGTGATCGTGCGCTAGCGAGGCGTCCGCAAGCAGGGGCCGGCTGAGCACCTGCAACCAGGGGCCGGCGGAATCAGTCCTGCGGCAGGGACGACATGCGACAACTCCAGCAGGACCATCTCCGCCGCACGCTGAGCC contains the following coding sequences:
- a CDS encoding addiction module protein, with translation MVTPGLKATIDRLSDAERRDLLHYLEQTVDDDFALTEDQMAELERRDADLVNGIVEPLTVEQLMQRVTSELR
- a CDS encoding cupin domain-containing protein; this encodes MDSGLSQGSGSPKGPGLPLAEPQRAEPEDLSALGAQLLQEATERPNGLRTRPVVRGPLLQSVLFALREGSQLPEHESPPAATLQVLRGEVVLVAGGERWTLHAGGLLPIPPERHHVDALTDAVCLLTIARP
- a CDS encoding biotin transporter BioY; this encodes MTLSLAVGRPTLADHVLPRGLVTDVSLVLGGAALTGLLAQVAIPLWPVPITGQTLAVLLVGSTLGASRGVLAMLAYALLGVAGVPWFSDAGHGLGVMLSSTGGYIAGFILAAALTGWLAQRQWDRKFLQAAVTFLAGSGVVFLVGLPWLAVVTGADLGQTLAWGLWPFIPGGIIKALIAAAIIPVAWQGVRELDAAKRDNR
- a CDS encoding hydroxymethylpyrimidine/phosphomethylpyrimidine kinase → MTSAPVALTIAGSEATGGAGAQADLRTFQANHVFGAVALTCIVSFDPKADWGHRFVPVDAQVISDQLEAITAAYDEDQLSVTKIGMLGTPTTIATVAGALQQRPFRQVVLDPVLICKGQEPGAALDTDTALKAQVLPLATFVTPNHFEAESLSGLEIHTVEDLTAAAVRIHEISGAAVLAKGGIRLPGADAVDVFYDGQTTELLTAPKVGEVAVAGAGCTLAAAVTARLALGDSPLEAARAAKAFVTAGIVDRLQSQAPFDVVRQQAV
- a CDS encoding EamA family transporter, encoding MTGPQPRADAQAAARTGALMALGSMFCVQLGVVAAFSVFDQIGPDGAAWLRLTWAGLIFLVFVRPRPLQLARRDLLACVGLGVVTAFVTILFMFAVERIPVGTASALEFLGPLSVAVLRGRNRRAAIWPVLAMVGVLLLTEPWRDSVDPVGVALALGAAACWAFYILLTQRVGDAVSGLQGLAISMPVAALVATALLGGAVIPDLTWRHVLIGLGLAILLPVIPFALEMLALRRMTTASFGTLMALEPAMALVLGLVILSQQPGVLPIIGILFVVAAGIGAERTGARVEDEAPPHERENDPGDPGYVVP
- the mgrA gene encoding L-glyceraldehyde 3-phosphate reductase is translated as MHIPDPTRYDSMTYRRSGRSGLSLPAVCLGLWHNFGDDVAFERQEQVLRRAFDLGITHFDLANNYGPPYGAAEENFGRHLSRSFAGLRDELVISSKAGWDMWPGPYGQIGGSRKYLIASLDQSLQRMGLDYVDIFYHHRPDPDTPLEETMGALHSIVQSGKALYVGISSYSAEATRRAADILADLGTPLLIHQPVYSMLNRWVENDELLDTLEDVGAGCIAFSPLAQGMLTDRYLDGIPQGSRASQGKSLSPDLLTDQSLTHIRALNDIAQERGQSLAQMALAWVLRDPRMTSVLIGASSVEQLEANVGALDQLDFTDEELAQIDQHAVDAGIDLWKSARESR
- a CDS encoding alpha-amylase family glycosyl hydrolase, which codes for MSATSASPHPGMGATLHDDGTTFRVWAPNASAVAVTGSHDDWKASTDLGPDGDGSAGTWSVHVPGVAAGTEYQFRVTTAEGEEVWRADPYAREMTNSVGNSVVYDPAAFDWGQDDFQMPHWDDVVIYELHVGTFAADQEHRGDFDRAAQRLPYLRELGISVVQVMPPFEYAGDISWGYNPAHMFAVESSYGGPDAFKRFIKAAHEHGIAVIVDVVHNHIGPSDLDLWRFDGWHENDGGGIYFYNDWRAETPWGATRPDFGRPAVRQFLYDSAKLWLQEFRCDGLRFDATAYIRSVHGTVHDAGSMLPDATEYLQALTAGLSGEQPWKLLIAEDLQRDATVTMPVDQGGLGFHAQWDAGFVHVVRRALTELDDSARDLNEVAHGILGTGRGAAGNRVIYTESHDEVANGKTRVPEAISPGAADSLAAKKRATLGSAAVFFAPGVPMFFQGQEMLADRYFDDSVPLDWHDLREHYGIVAMHRHMIALRRNREGTTAGLRGPNANVIRADQERGIIVLHRWGRGGPHDDTIVVLNFSATSVVDYRVGIPRPGHWAVRFNGDSTLYDPEFGDHPVFDVDTDPVPADDCAQSATLAVGAYSAVVLSLEA
- a CDS encoding APC family permease, which gives rise to MSSTLWEQLRRRKPLDIANAGDSDEHLERRLGTFALMMFGVGATVGTGIFFVMQEATPDAGPAVVVAFIVAGVAAGLSAICYAELASAIPVSGSTYSYAYHSMGELVAMIIAACVLLEYGVAASAVAVGWSGYFNELTASLFGWQLPDALSFSPIPFEDNVTGFINLPAVVLVFLCMLLLIRGVTESARANTIMVLIKLGVLLMFVIIAFTAFQADRFDNFWAAGPAGVSAAAATIFFSFIGLDAVSTAGEEVRNPQKALPRAIMGALVVVITVYVLVALASVGSQPLEEFSSPEQQSAGLSVILGNITGNSTAGTILAAGAVISIFSVTLVTLYGQTRILFAMGRDRMLPHQFSTVNPKTLTPNFNTVVVALVVSLIAGFVPADYLWDTVSIGTLGAFITVAIGVLVLRRTNPDLERPFKVPGYPVTPILTVIMCVYVLTGLELFTWVVFLTWLAIVLAFYFLYGRRHSRLNQAVTEDSEVQS
- a CDS encoding universal stress protein codes for the protein MTLLVGLGPLDDHSTIEFAATLARSDGQDLAIVSVVPAPWPTPISGGSDREYAVWAAEQGRAAAKRAREFIEEHCRGIEITTSWVRGRSAPSALRREAARIGADLIVLGSSRTMGRISLGSTADALLHSSPIPVAIGPHGYGAPDSGVIGRATVAFRGDAPSRRALRRTAEVCLRAGATLRVVTFAVASQGMFTAGVGRSERIVAAQWIDQVNVEQGRAVAELADLGIDPDQVEQSVAQGADWSKALQRVPWNENDILVVGSSREGRLSRLFLGPTGTRIVRAAHVPVVIVR